CTTTTCTTTCATTTAAATTTTTTAAAGTATTACACTTCATATCCTGTATCAATAATTGCTTTTTTCATATCATCTGCAGAAACTTTAGCAGGATCATATGTTACCGTTCATTACCTTTGTCAAGGTCAACAACAGCTTTCGATACCCCATTTAATTTCTTTAGTGCAGTTTCGACAGAAATTTTGCAATGATTGCATGACATTCCTTTAACATTTATAACGATAGTCTCACCTTTAGTTCCAAACAGGCCCATAATCCATCTTCCCCTTTTATAAAATTTAAAATATATTAAATAAATATTATATCCAAGCAGCACACATTTTATCAAAAACTTCCTGCATCAACGTTTTCTCCTTTTTAAAAAGCTTATAATTGCGGGTATTAACGATATGACAATTATCGCAATTGTCACCAATCCAAAATGGTCTCTCACTATTTGCAAATTCCCAAAATAGTACCCACCTAAGGTAAAAAGTAAAACCCACAGCGTTCCTCCTAATGCATTGTAAAACAAAAACTTAAAATACCTCATTTCTCCAATCCCTGCTACAAAGGGTACAAAAGTTCTAATAATTGGTATAAACCTTCCTATAACAATAGTAATAGAACCATACTTTTCATAAAAATTACGAGCTTCTATCAGATGCTCTTTTTTTATCAATTTTAATTTTTCTCTTTCATAAATCTTTTCTCCAACAAATTTCCCTATATGATAGTTTACCGTATCTCCCAATATGGCAGCAGATGCTAAAAGTATAATCACATAAAATACATTTAAACTGCCAATTGCCGCAAATGTCCCTGCAGCAAAAAGAAGAGAATCTCCAGGCAAAAAAGGCGTCACCACAAAGCCTGTCTCAAAGAAAATAATAAAAAACAAAATGCTGTAAGTCCATGTACCATAAGTTTGAATAACACTGCCTAAATACTTATCAAGATGCAATACAATATCAATTAAGTTTTTTATAAGGTCCATCTACTCCATCCTTTCATATATACAGTAATTCTAATTCACAGCATTAATTATACTATATATATGAAAGGTTTTGTAAAAATATATGAAAATTTAATAGAATTTTAATCTTCTCCACCCCAGTGTCCATGCCTATGGCGCATACCTCTATAACCTCTTTGTTCTTCTTCATAAACTCTGTAATTTCCACCTTCCACTCTTATCGCTTTACCATTAACTAAAGCATCCGCTACTTTTTGTCTAGCTGAATTGATTATTCTAAAAAAGGTGGGTCTCGAAACCTTCATCATATCAGCACATTCTTCTTGCTCTAAACCTTCCAAATCCTTAAGCCTTATAGCCTCTAATTCCTCTACTGTTAGTATAACTTCATCTAACATAGACATAGGCACACCTACTGGTTTAAAATGA
Above is a window of Thermoanaerobacter uzonensis DSM 18761 DNA encoding:
- a CDS encoding DedA family protein, encoding MDLIKNLIDIVLHLDKYLGSVIQTYGTWTYSILFFIIFFETGFVVTPFLPGDSLLFAAGTFAAIGSLNVFYVIILLASAAILGDTVNYHIGKFVGEKIYEREKLKLIKKEHLIEARNFYEKYGSITIVIGRFIPIIRTFVPFVAGIGEMRYFKFLFYNALGGTLWVLLFTLGGYYFGNLQIVRDHFGLVTIAIIVISLIPAIISFLKRRKR
- a CDS encoding DUF134 domain-containing protein — its product is MPRPPKCRWVRSEPNVTHFKPVGVPMSMLDEVILTVEELEAIRLKDLEGLEQEECADMMKVSRPTFFRIINSARQKVADALVNGKAIRVEGGNYRVYEEEQRGYRGMRHRHGHWGGED
- a CDS encoding cation transporter, which codes for MGLFGTKGETIVINVKGMSCNHCKISVETALKKLNGVSKAVVDLDKGNER